In Glycine max cultivar Williams 82 chromosome 7, Glycine_max_v4.0, whole genome shotgun sequence, a single window of DNA contains:
- the LOC100305733 gene encoding uncharacterized protein LOC100305733: protein MLLRETFRKTKAFFNKSFRNFWSFFFGEYQKLPRTLSFNPFLCRVGNARTHTSDQLYSEFYDMLQSDLGRIKMHGNYNMSMSAMEDDAACSRSFMCCAKQSPQKSIHEERAQEKKNKGSSQLSIKEDLKSQNMMNKKAHVLEQKMKAMDMMNAGDLEHVLDIEEALHYYSRLQSPVYLDIVDKFFKDMQSELSVPQPCVSLKPSKERLGPIRLR, encoded by the coding sequence ATGCTGCTAAGAGAAACCTTTCGCAAGACCAAGGCTTTCTTTAACAAAAGCTTCCGAAATTTCTGGTCTTTCTTCTTTGGAGAGTACCAAAAGCTTCCCAGAACTCTTTCCTTTAATCCATTCCTCTGTAGAGTTGGCAATGCAAGAACTCACACAAGCGACCAACTTTACAGTGAGTTTTATGATATGCTGCAGTCTGACCTTGGCAGAATAAAGATGCATGGTAACTACAACATGTCCATGTCAGCAATGGAAGATGATGCTGCATGTTCTAGAAGCTTCATGTGTTGTGCCAAGCAAAGTCCACAAAAGAGTATCCATGAGGAGAGAGCAcaagagaagaagaacaaaGGGAGCTCACAGCTCAGTATAAAAGAGGACTTAAAGTCACAAAACATGATGAACAAGAAAGCTCATGTTTTAGAACAAAAGATGAAGGCAATGGATATGATGAATGCGGGTGATCTGGAGCATGTGCTAGACATAGAAGAGGCTCTCCACTATTATTCGCGCCTCCAGAGCCCTGTCTATTTAGACATTGTGGACAAGTTTTTCAAAGACATGCAATCAGAGTTATCTGTTCCTCAGCCCTGTGTCAGCCTCAAACCATCGAAGGAAAGACTTGGCCCGATCCGGTTGAGATAA
- the LOC100802651 gene encoding kinesin-like protein KIN-13B, producing the protein MSRQGQRSGATGVHHNRQYSEHYLDASSKWFNNSSSNHIPPLQDYNLYGGGGRMYRSNAQRSFNEYCLDPSTPPRSYAVKKNGNGYGEEDDSPRDFSPGLLDLHSFDTELLPQITSSNLYDSEPYIFGKQPVRARASENNVSNSVAAADNVKSSNVAKIKVVVRKRPLNKKETAKHEEDIIDTVSNSLTVHETKLKVDLTQYVEKHEFVFDAVLNEEVTNDEVYRETVEPIVPIIFQRTKATCFAYGQTGSGKTYTMKPLPLKASRDILRLMHHTYRNQGFQLFVSFFEIYGGKLFDLLNDRKKLCMREDGKQQVCIVGLQEYRVSDVETIKELIEQGNATRSTGTTGANEESSRSHAILQLAIKRSVDGNVSKPPRVVGKLSFIDLAGSERGADTTDNDKQTRIEGAEINKSLLALKECIRALDNDQGHIPFRGSKLTEVLRDSFVGNSRTVMISCISPSSGSCEHTLNTLRYADRVKSLSKGNNSKKDVLSSNFNLKESTTIPLSSINTYTYEDRAADTWPEENDGDEFSSPEDYCEPVKPSWKKNGKVEPYGATDDKFKKPNGQIKWKDIPKVEPKTVHSDDDDLTALLQEEDDLVNAHRKQVEETMNIVREEMNLLVEADKPGNQLDDYIAKLNAILSQKASGIMQLQTRLAHFQKRLKEHNVLASSAGY; encoded by the exons ATGAGCCGGCAGGGGCAGAGATCCGGTGCGACGGGGGTGCACCATAACCGCCAGTACTCCGAACACTATCTCGACGCCTCTTCCAAGTGGTTTAATAACTCTTCCTCCAATCACATTCCTCCTCTTCAG GACTACAATTTGTACGGCGGCGGAGGAAGAATGTATCGGAGCAACGCGCAGAGGAGCTTCAATGAATATTGTTTGGATCCGTCCACGCCTCCTCGGAGTTACGCCGTTAAGAAAAACGGCAACGGTTACGGTGAGGAAGACGATTCTCCTCGCGATTTCAGCCCCGGCCTCTTGGATCTCCATTCGTTTGATACGGAGCTTCTTCCTCAG ATTACGTCCTCGAATTTGTATGATTCCGAGCCTTACATTTTCGGCAAACAACCTGTCAGAGCTCGCGCTTCTGAAAACAATGTCTCCAATAGTGTTGCTGCTGCGGACAATGTGAAATCTAGCAATGTGGCTAAGATTAAAGTTGTG GTTCGCAAGAGACCGCTTAATAAGAAGGAGACAGCTAAGCACGAGGAAGATATCATAGATACAGTTTCGAATTCTTTGACAGTGCATGAGACTAAACTTAAG GTTGACCTAACTCAGTATGTAGAGAAGCACGAATTTGTTTTTGATGCCGTCTTGAATGAAGAGGTTACAAATGATGAG gTGTATCGTGAAACTGTGGAGCCCATAGTTCCAATAATATTCCAACGCACTAAGGCAACTTGCTTTGCATATGGTCAAACAG GAAGTGGAAAAACTTACACAATGAAGCCACTGCCTCTTAAAGCATCAAGGGACATCTTGAGATTGATGCACCATACCTACAGGAATCAGGGATTTCAGTTGTTTGTGAGTTTCTTTGAAATATATGGTGGGAAGCTTTTTGATCTCCTTAATGATCGAAA AAAACTGTGCATGAGAGAGGATGGTAAGCAACAAGTTTGCATTGTTGGTTTGCAAGAGTACCGAGTATCGGATGTAGAGACCATCAAGGAACTGATTGAGCAAGGAAATGCAACAAGAAGTACTGGCACCACAGGTGCAAATGAGGAGTCTTCACGGTCACATGCAATACTTCAGCTTGCTATCAAGAGATCAGTTGATGGAAATGTATCCAAGCCTCCTCGTGTTGTTGGGAAGCTCTCCTTCATAGATCTTGCTGGAAGTGAACGTGGAGCGGATACCACAGATAATGACAAACAGACAAG AATAGAAGGTGCTGAGATCAATAAGAGCTTGCTTGCCTTAAAGGAATGCATAAGAGCTTTAGATAATGACCAAGGACACATCCCATTCAGAGGCAGTAAATTGACTGAAGTTCTGAGGGATTCATTTGTTGGTAATTCCCGCACTGTTATGATATCATGCATATCACCAAGTTCGGGTTCATGCGAACATACTCTGAATACATTAAGATATGCTGACAG GGTAAAAAGCTTATCAAAAGGGAACAATTCTAAGAAGGATGTTCTATCTTCAAATTTTAACCTTAAAGAATCAACTACTATTCCTTTGTCTTCCATTAATACATATACCTACGAGGATCGTGCAGCTGATACATGGCCCGAAGAAAATGATGGGGATGAATTTAGTTCTCCTGAAGATTACTGTGAACCAGTGAAACCATCATGGAAGAAAAATGGAAAGGTAGAGCCATATGGTGCAACAGATGATAAATTTAAGAAACCCAATGGTCAGATCAAATGGAAGGACATCCCAAAAGTTGAACCTAAAACAGTAcattcagatgatgatgatttgacTGCCCTCTTACAG GAAGAAGACGACCTTGTAAATGCTCACCGGAAACAAGTAGAGGAGACCATGAATATTGTTAGAGAG GAAATGAACCTCTTGGTTGAAGCAGATAAACCAGGTAATCAGTTGGATGATTATATAGCAAAACTAAATGCCATTCTGTCTCAGAAGGCTTCTGGCATCATGCAGTTACAAACCCGTTTAGCTCATTTCCAGAAACGTTTAAAGGAGCATAACGTTTTGGCTTCATCTGCTGGTTACTAA
- the LOC100812056 gene encoding mitochondrial arginine transporter BAC2 gives MDFWPEFLASSSGREFVAGGFGGIAGIISGYPLDTLRIRLQNSKNGSAFTILRQMVSREGPASLYRGMGAPLASVTFQNAMVFQTYAVLSRAFDSSVSAKDPPSYKGVALGGTGTGAIQSLLISPVELTKVRLQLQNAGQMTETAKGPLMLAKNIWRKEGLRGIYRGLGVTVMRDGPSHGLYFWTYEYMREQLHPGCRKSGEESLNTMLIAGGLAGVTSWISCYPFDVVKTRLQAQTPSSIKYKGIIDCFKKSVNEEGYGVLWRGLGTTVARAFLVNGAIFSAYEISLRLLFNNGNIQMQETL, from the exons ATGGATTTCTGGCCAGAATTTCTTGCAAGCAGTTCGGGAAGAGAGTTTGTAGCAGGTGGCTTTGGAGGCATTGCTGGTATAATTTCAGGTTATCCACTTGACACTCTTCGCATCAGATTACAGAACTCGAAAAATGGCTCTGCCTTCACAATCCTTAGACAAATGGTGTCTAGGGAAGGACCTGCTTCTTTGTACCGTGGCATGGGCGCACCATTAGCCTCCGTTACTTTTCAG AATGCGATGGTTTTCCAAACGTACGCAGTTCTGTCAAGGGCATTTGACTCATCTGTTTCTGCTAAAGACCCTCCTTCCTACAAGGGTGTTGCTTTAGGAGGAACTGGTACCGGGGCCATCCAAAGTCTATTAATATCCCCTGTGGAGTTGACCAAAGTTCGACTTCAGCTGCAAAACGCAGGTCAGATGACAGAAACCGCAAAAGGTCCTCTAATGCTCGCTAAGAACATATGGAGAAAAGAAGGCCTTCGAGGAATCTATCGAGGTCTAGGTGTCACTGTGATGAGGGATGGACCTTCTCATGGTTTATACTTCTGGACATATGAATACATGAGGGAACAACTTCACCCAGGTTGCAGAAAAAGTGGTGAAGAGAGTTTGAATACTATGTTAATAGCAGGAGGATTAGCAGGGGTGACGAGTTGGATTAGTTGCTACCCTTTTGATGTTGTAAAGACAAGACTACAGGCTCAAACACCCTCTTCTATAAAGTACAAAGGCATTATAGATTGTTTCAAAAAGAGTGTTAACGAAGAAGGATACGGTGTGCTATGGCGGGGTTTAGGAACTACAGTTGCCAGAGCTTTCCTAGTAAATGGTGCCATATTTTCTGCATATGAGATTTCACTAAGATTACTGTTTAACAATGGGAATATTCAAATGCAGGAAACACTATAG